Proteins from a genomic interval of Trifolium pratense cultivar HEN17-A07 linkage group LG6, ARS_RC_1.1, whole genome shotgun sequence:
- the LOC123892401 gene encoding cold shock protein 2-like: MGNFCSRHEKKRDYNNKHKKDGGFQAIHASKVSATKYRDDGGARDGNMVFMTAAIATTPVDTTSGGYHGHHGGDSGGHGSGGGDGGGGGGCGGGGCGGGCGG, encoded by the coding sequence ATGGGAAATTTTTGCTCCAgacatgaaaagaaaagagattATAATAACAAACACAAGAAAGATGGAGGATTTCAAGCCATCCATGCCTCTAAGGTTAGTGCCACAAAATATAGAGATGATGGTGGTGCTAGAGATGGTAACATGGTTTTTATGACTGCTGCTATAGCAACCACTCCTGTTGACACAACCTCAGGTGGATATCATGGTCATCATGGAGGAGACAGTGGTGGACATGGAAGTGGTGGAGGTGACGGAGGCGGTGGAGGTGGATGCGGTGGCGGAGGGTGTGGAGGCGGTTGTGGCGGTTGA